From Salvia splendens isolate huo1 chromosome 3, SspV2, whole genome shotgun sequence, a single genomic window includes:
- the LOC121796671 gene encoding uncharacterized protein LOC121796671, translating to MDPARREALTWNDFKEEVYDKYIPMSYRRAKIVDFHTLKQGNITVTEYDRALCEMTRYAPELVDTDEKMAVKFRSGLRHEIRVAVANRRGISYSEILSCTLDVEEALPKDERVANPTPPTHQPNYRDKGKWEGNRAPYDNKRHHTTFCQPQNYGRQIVLQQRGNQQRAPHCNRCSKYHFGECRAGGVRCFTCGGNGHMSRECPNNKGGVRNGQGQRQQQQPQPIRLVAPQQARAYALKGTQGQEQQANKGKDNLAGMGKVQQLPIIVLFDTGASHSFISMSCVNALELPTAKLDLGLRVSSPVGGLIDIVQTCPNVEFVLGELGVEARLLHFMPLENVDIILGMDWLAENHASCNTPTFSTLLLC from the coding sequence ATGGACCCCGCCCGCCGTGAGGCGCTGACATGGAATGACTTCAAGGAGGAGGTGTACGACAAGTACATCCCCATGAGCTACCGACGTGCAAAGATAGTTGATTTCCACACCCTAAAACAGGGAAACATTACAGTGACGGAGTACGACCGTGCTCTTTGTGAAATGAcccgatatgcgcccgagttagtggacaccgatgagaagaTGGCCGTAAAATTTCGTTCCGGCCTCAGACACGAGATAAGGGTAGCCGTGGCCAACCGCAGAGGAATCTCTTACTCCGAAATTTTGAGTTGCACCTTAGATGTGGAAGAGGCACTGCCTAAGGACGAGAGGGTAGCAAATCCCACACCACCAACGCATCAGCCGAACTACCGAGACAAGGGGAAGTGGGAAGGCAACCGAGCACCTTATGACAACAAGAGACACCATACTACCTTTTGTCAGCCACAGAACTATGGCCGACAAATCGTGCTACAACAGAGAGGAAATCAACAGAGGGCACCCCACTGCAACCGGTGCTCCAAGTATCACTTTGGGGAGTGCAGAGCTGGAGGCGTTCGATGCTTCACTTGTGGTGGAAATGGacacatgtctcgagagtgtCCGAACAACAAAGGAGGTGTGAGGAACGGGCAAGGACAGAGGCAACAACAACAACCACAACCCATTCGATTGGTGGCCCCACAACAAGCGAGGGCGTATGCACTAAAAGGGACTCAAGGGCAGGAacagcaagccaacaagggcaAAGATAACTTGGCAGGAATGGGCAAGGTCCAGCAACTACCTATTAtcgtgttgtttgatacgggtgcttcaCACTCTTTTATTTcgatgtcatgtgtgaatgccttagaactcccTACTGCTAAACTTGATTTGGGTTTGAGGGTGTCTTCACCTGTTGGAGGTCTGATTGATATTGTGCAAACTTGCCCGAACGTGGAGTTTGTTttaggagagttaggagtagAAGCCCGTCTTTTACACTtcatgcctttggagaatgtcgacataattttgggaatggattggcttgccGAG